The sequence GCACCGTATTAACTCCCGATATTTATTTATGAGTATTGGGTGGTGTAACGACAACCAGGAGTAAATCCAAGATGGCTTTAAACCTTCAAGACAAAAAAGCAATTGTTGCTGAAGTCAACGAAGCAGCCGGTGATGCACTTTCTGCAGTTGTAGCTGACTCTCGTGGCGTTACTGTTGGCGCGATGACTTCTCTACGTAAACAAGCTCGTGAAGCGGGTGTTTACATGAGAGTTGTTCGCAACACACTAGCACGTCGCGCTGTAGAAGGTACAGACTACGAATGTCTACAAGACGTATTCGTAGGTCCAACTTTGATCGCTTTTTCTAACGAGCACCCAGGTGCTGCTGCGCGTATCTTTAAAGATTTCGCGAAAGAGAATAAAGCATTTGAGATCAAAGCTGCTGCATTTGAAGGCGTAGTTACTGACGCTGATGTATTGGCGACACTACCAACTTACGACGAAGCTATTGCACGCCTAATGATGTGCATGAAAGAAGCTTCAGCTGGCAAGCTGGTACGTACAATCGCTGCTGTTCGCGATCAGAAAGAAGAAGTTGCGGCGTAAGCCTTGCTTTTTACTGATTGCAAAATAAACTAATTGTTGACTTAAAAGAGAATTGTTATGTCTATTACTAACGAACAAATCCTAGATGCAGTTGCAGAAATGTCTGTAATGCAAGTTGTAGAGCTTATCGAAGCTATGGAAGAAAAATTCGGCGTTTCTGCTGCAGCAGCTGTTGTTGCTGGTGGCGCTGCTGCTGGTGAAGCTGCAGAAGAGCAAACTGAATTTGACGTAATGCTTACTGCTGTTGGCGGTAACAAAGTATCTGTTATCAAAGCAGTACGTGGCGCTACAGGTCTAGGCCTTAAAGAAGCTAAGGGCCTAGTTGATAGCGCTCCAGCTGCTGTTAAAGAAGCTGTATCTAAAGAAGAAGCAGAAACACTAAAAGCGACTCTAGAAGAAGCTGGTGCTACTGTTGAAGTTAAGTAATAATTACTTAGCTTAGCCGAAAGGCTAATGGCTGGTGGTTTTATAACCACCGGCCTTTTTGCGCTGTAGGGCGTTGGCGAATTTTCCTGCTGTTTAGTTGCCAATGTACCATGCAAAAAAACCGCTATGTAAGTCAGCTTGCATAGGGTCTACAGTAAACAGTTGCTAGTACTGCCCCGCTCTTTTCGTTTAGAAAATGATTGGGTAGATTGGGTCACTTATCAGCGAGCTGAGGAACCCCATGGTTTACTC is a genomic window of Vibrio algarum containing:
- the rplJ gene encoding 50S ribosomal protein L10, whose amino-acid sequence is MALNLQDKKAIVAEVNEAAGDALSAVVADSRGVTVGAMTSLRKQAREAGVYMRVVRNTLARRAVEGTDYECLQDVFVGPTLIAFSNEHPGAAARIFKDFAKENKAFEIKAAAFEGVVTDADVLATLPTYDEAIARLMMCMKEASAGKLVRTIAAVRDQKEEVAA
- the rplL gene encoding 50S ribosomal protein L7/L12, which codes for MSITNEQILDAVAEMSVMQVVELIEAMEEKFGVSAAAAVVAGGAAAGEAAEEQTEFDVMLTAVGGNKVSVIKAVRGATGLGLKEAKGLVDSAPAAVKEAVSKEEAETLKATLEEAGATVEVK